In Natronococcus sp. AD-5, the genomic window TCGGCGGCGGACGAGGCCCGCGTCATCGAGACGGGTCCGACCGGGATCCGGAGCCTCGAGCCGCTCGTTCTGCTGACTCGTGACGATCGAACGGCGTTCTATCCGGCGCCGGTCACGGGGCGGCTCGAGTCGCTGGTGGAGACGCTCGAGCGAGGCGACCTCCCGACCGACGACGCCGCTGCGGTCGTCGAGCACGATTCGGAGCCGTCGTCGCTGCCGACGCCCGACGACGGGCCGCTTTCCGTGGGTCGGCGGCGCGTCCTCGGCCGATGCGGCTGGATCGAGCCCGCGTCGGTCCCGGACGAGACGGCGGCCGAACTGGCGAGCGACCGCCCGGATGACGCCCGGTCGCGCGTTCGCGACGTCGGGTTGTTGGGTCGCGGCCGCGGGGACTGGAGCACCGACGAACCCGTTACCGACGAGTGGGAACTCGCCAGCGAAGCGGCCGACGCAGACGACGCTCGCGACCCGGTCGTCGTCGTGAACGCCAACGACAGCGACGACCGCAACGAGACCGATCGGATCCTCCTCGAGGCCGCGCCGGGCGAGGTTCTAGACGGGGCGTTGGCCGTCGCCGAACTGGTCGGCGCCGAAGACGTCGTCGTCTACTGTAACGAGGCGGACGACCGGGCACGCGAGCGCGTCCACGAGGCCGCGCGGGCCGCCGAGGAGACGCTCCACGAGCGACTCGACAGGGAAACGCGGCCGGAGGTCGTCGTCGGACCGAACCGGTACATCGCCGGCGAGCCGACGATGGCGCTCGAGGCGATGGAAGGGAACGACCGCCTCGAGGCGCGCCTTCGTCCGCCGACGCCCGCCGAGCACGGACTGTACGGGCGGCCGACGGTCATTCACACGCCGCGAACGATGGCGCAGATTCGCCGCGCGATGCTCCGGCCGGAGGAGTTCGACGCCGACGACGCCGACCCCGGAACGCGCCTCGTCACCGTGACGGGAGACGTCGACGCGACGGCGACCGTGGAGTTGCCGACCGGCGGAACTCTCGCCGACGTGCGCGAGGCCGTCGAGATCGACGGACAGTTCAAGATGGCCTGCGTCGGCGGCCAGTTCGGCGGCTTCACCCGGTCGCTCTCGCACTCGCCGTCGGCAGCCGGCCTCGCGAGCGCCGGGCTCGGGACGGAGGGCGTGGTCGAACTGCTGAACGACGACCGCTGCGTCCTGGCGACGGCCGGACGCAGAGCGAACTTCGCGATGGAGGAGAACTGCGGCCGCTGCGTCACCTGCCGCGAAGGAACGCAGGAACTCACGAACATGCTTCGAGACGTCTACGACGGCGAGTACCAGGACGTGAAGATACGCGAACTGACCCGCGTGATGCGCGAGACGAGTATCTGCGACTTCGGCCGCTCGGCGATCCGTCCGGCGGTCACGGGGATGCGCGAGTTCGAGACGGAGGTGGCCGCCCACACCGACGGTCGCTGTCCCAGCGGCGAGTGCGAGGTCGGAGGGAGATCATGAGCAGCGAAGACCCCGCGAGTCACGTAGACGATACGGAGACCGAACGGCGGCCGACCGCCGTCGAGCGGCTCCCGTCGGTGCCGGACGTGACCGATCCGCGGCCGAGCACGCCCCTCACCGAGCAGTTCGAAACCGGCACCGCCAACGATCCCGACGTCACGAGCGACGGCGACCGAATGACCCACCTCACGGTCGACGGCACCGCCGTCGCGGTGCCGCCGGGGTCGACGATCATCGACGCGCTCGAGTCGACGGAGACGAACGACGAGGTGGCGGCGCTTTGCTACTACGACCGGGACACGGAACAGGCCGACCAGATCGGGCCGCGGGGCGAGTGTCGGACGTGCACCGTCCAGACGAACGAGCACGGACTCGTTCCGGCCTGCTCGTTCCCGGCCGAGGACGGCCTCACGGTCCGGACCGACGCCGACGACGCGGCGGAGGCGCGGGAGGTGAACCTCGACCTCCAGCTGTCGGACCACAACCTCCGCTGTACGACGTGCGGGCAGAACGGCCGCTGCGAACTCCAGGACACGTCCATCGAGCAGGGCGTTGAGGAGCCCCGATGGGGCGTCTTCGAGGATCGCGACGAGTACGAACCGCTCGACGACACGTCGTCGGCCATCCAGATCGACCGCAACAAGTGCATCCTCTGTAACCGCTGCGTCGAGGCCTGCAACGACGTGCAGGTCGAGGGCGTCCTCCGCATGGAGGGGAACGGCCAGGACACCCGCATCGCCTTCCAGAACGGCGAGGAGACGTTCGACGACTCCACCTGCGTCTCCTGCGGGCACTGCGCCACCGTCTGTCCGACCGGCGCGCTGGTCGAGCAGGGCCTGGTCGACGCCGCCACGATGCCCCTGCCCGGCTTCACCCAGGAGAACTCCATCGGGAAGATCCTCGAGAGCCCGAAAGCGGAGACGGCCGACCGGACGGAGGCGCCGAACCGCGACGTCCCGTACGACCTCGAGGACGCCGCCGAGGACCGGTCGGGAGTCGCCCGCTTCATGTCGATCGCGAAGGCCCGAGCCGGGAGCGCGAAGCGCCACGCCGGCGACGCCGCGAAGAAGGCCGGCGACCGCGCGCTCGAGGAGGTCGAACACGTCGCGGAGGAGATCGCCAGCCAGACGATGGACGCCGGCCAGCTGTTCAACGTCGCGACGACCGTCGGCGACGCGCGCCTCTCGCGGATCACGAAGGCCGAGACCACCTGTAACTACTGCGCCGTGGGCTGTCGCTTCGACCTCTACGGCAAGGACGGCGAGGTGCTCGGCGTCAGGCC contains:
- a CDS encoding NADH-ubiquinone oxidoreductase-F iron-sulfur binding region domain-containing protein, whose amino-acid sequence is MGDRSESTVEKLAIRVSAGSRSRRREQRALDDIRSAADEARVIETGPTGIRSLEPLVLLTRDDRTAFYPAPVTGRLESLVETLERGDLPTDDAAAVVEHDSEPSSLPTPDDGPLSVGRRRVLGRCGWIEPASVPDETAAELASDRPDDARSRVRDVGLLGRGRGDWSTDEPVTDEWELASEAADADDARDPVVVVNANDSDDRNETDRILLEAAPGEVLDGALAVAELVGAEDVVVYCNEADDRARERVHEAARAAEETLHERLDRETRPEVVVGPNRYIAGEPTMALEAMEGNDRLEARLRPPTPAEHGLYGRPTVIHTPRTMAQIRRAMLRPEEFDADDADPGTRLVTVTGDVDATATVELPTGGTLADVREAVEIDGQFKMACVGGQFGGFTRSLSHSPSAAGLASAGLGTEGVVELLNDDRCVLATAGRRANFAMEENCGRCVTCREGTQELTNMLRDVYDGEYQDVKIRELTRVMRETSICDFGRSAIRPAVTGMREFETEVAAHTDGRCPSGECEVGGRS